Proteins encoded within one genomic window of Vanrija pseudolonga chromosome 3, complete sequence:
- the GIT4_0 gene encoding Glycerophosphocholine permease GIT4: MPGLFRNSADAADPDAAVARRRMLGSTATIFAAGAALFSDGYANAVISPVNTVLARLYPDWMDSDKTENRSLLGSMGFAGMVIGMIAFGFISDKLGRKPGMFLTTAIIFVFMILMACSSGPTPQVLINCLIAFRFLVGIGIGGEYPCGSTAAAESTENPGVKKTHQQRYFVWATHFIIDMGFPVAWLVPLIILWIFGEGHLRVVWRGALALGAIPPLLLLFVRIFMEEPEAYKKNSMKHVKIPYWLIIKRYWGKLLAVSFCWFIYDWITYPFGMYAGTITEGAIGPDPTLVQILGWGCLINAFYCPGAFIGAFLSDWLGPKRCMVFGLVMQAVFGFALSGAYSYFKKRTVGFAIFYGIFLCWGEVGPGNNVPLFAAKAIGPTAARAQIYSIAAASGKVGAFIGTYTFPHIIARFPKDSILRENGIFYIGSGLALLSAIVAFFFFPTIKPDAMADEDVLFREYLVENGIDISGMGINGNRAGSPTSEHTFDEKDEPKAAEVAVVQKV, translated from the exons ATGCCTGGTCTGTTCCGCAACTctgccgacgcggccgacccagacgcggccgtcgcccgccggcgcatGCTGGGAAGCACAGCAAC AATCTTCGCCGCC GGCGCCGCACTCTTCTCTGATGGCtacgccaacgccgtcatCTCCCCAGTCAACACGGTCCTCGCGAGGCTGTACCCCGACTGGATGGACTCTGACAAGACGGAGAACCGATCGCTGCTTGGTTCGATGGGTTTTGCCGGAA tgGTGATCGGTATGATCGCCTTTGGCTTCATCTCGGACAAGCTTGGCCGTAAGCCAGGCATGTTCCTCACCACG gccatcaTCTTCGTGTTCATGATCCTCATGGCATGCTCGTCTGGCCCCACGCCCCAGGTGCTCATCAACTGTCTGATCGCATTCCGGTTCCTCGTCGGTATCGGTATCGGCGGCGAGTACCCCTGTGGCTcgaccgccgctgccgagtCGACCGAGAACCCGGGCGTCAAGAAGACACATCAGCAGCGATACTTTGTGTGGGCGACGCACTTCATCATTGACATGGGCTTCC CCGTCGCATGGCTTGTGCCCCTCATCATCCTCTGGATCTTCGGCGAAGGCCACCTCCGTGtcgtgtggcgtggcgccctcgccctcggtgcCATTCCTCccctgctgttgctgttcGTGCGTATCTTCATggaggagcccgaggcaTACAAGAAGAACTCGATGAAGCACGTCAAGATCCCCTACTGGCTCATCATCAAGCGCTACTGgggcaagctcctcgccgtctccTTCTGCTGGTTCATCTACGACTGGATCACGTACCCCTTCGGCATGTACGCCGGCACCATCACCGAGGGCGCCATCGGCCCCGACCCAACGCTCGTCCAGATCCTCGGCTGGGGCTGCCTCATCAACGCGTTCTACTGCCCAGGCGCGTTCATCGGCGCCTTCCTCTCCGACTGGCTCGGCCCCAAGCGCTGCATGGTCTTCGGTCTCGTGATGCAGGCCGTCTTTGGCTTCGCCCTCTCCGGCGCCTACTCCTACTTCAAGAAGCGCACCGTCGGCTTCGCCATCTTCTACGGCATCTTCCTCTGCTGGGGTGAGGTCGGCCCGGGCAACAACGTGCCCCTGTTCGCTGCCAAGGCCATCGGCCCCACCGCTGCCCGCGCGCAGATCTActcgatcgccgccgcgtccggcaaggtcggcgccTTCATCGGAAC CTACACGTTCCCCCACATCATCGCCCGCTTCCCCAAAGACTCGATCCTGCGCGAGAACGGCATCTTCTACATTGGCTCGGGTCTCGCCCTCCTCTCAGCCATcgtggccttcttcttcttccccACCATCAAGCCCGacgccatggccgacgaggacgtccTCTTCCGCGAGTACCTCGTCGAGAATGGCATCGACATTTCCGGCATGGGCATCAACGGCAaccgcgccggctcgcccacGTCAGAGCACACGTTTgacgagaaggacgagcCCAAGGCCGCAGAGGTCGCGGTCGTCCAAAAGGTGTGA